One genomic region from Campylobacter concisus encodes:
- a CDS encoding ComEA family DNA-binding protein, with product MKKIVFSLLVAASTLLAAINLNTATKEELMSLDGIGSSKADAIIEYRKANKFNSIEDIKNVNGIGDKTFENLKSDISVSGTTKIDDTKSKIKSKKDEIKEKASKKSDEVKEKKDSAKDDSIKEIKDKKESLKDKTEKKSKAKKEKSKE from the coding sequence ATGAAAAAGATTGTATTCTCACTATTAGTAGCAGCTTCTACATTACTAGCAGCCATAAATTTAAACACAGCTACAAAAGAAGAGTTAATGAGTTTAGATGGTATAGGATCTTCAAAGGCAGATGCAATAATAGAGTATAGAAAAGCAAATAAATTTAACTCAATAGAAGACATAAAAAATGTAAATGGTATAGGTGATAAGACATTTGAAAATTTAAAATCAGATATATCAGTATCAGGTACTACAAAGATAGATGACACAAAATCAAAAATAAAATCTAAAAAAGATGAGATAAAAGAAAAAGCAAGTAAAAAGAGTGATGAAGTAAAAGAGAAAAAAGATAGTGCTAAAGATGATAGTATAAAAGAGATAAAAGATAAGAAAGAAAGCCTAAAAGATAAAACAGAGAAAAAGAGTAAAGCTAAAAAAGAGAAGAGTAAAGAGTAA
- a CDS encoding phospholipase A — MSKILLFLSLSLSFLIASGLDDFKRAQELEQSGDIKAAMQIYKELAKSSLNEQNVMQNLQTSESAPKEAKLKQADLLREDKSDKNLQNALGIELYKFNYLLPVTYAKNVPNDERKSVETKFQISLAKPLFYDLFGLRESLVAAYAQTSWWQITRTSAPFRETNYQPEIFLNFASPKYLEQIGIKNLKFGLLHESNGRDGSNSRSWNRAYVQSDFVFGKLSISPRAWMVVGNKGDNKDILKYIGHGDVRLSYNLNDHIFSLMLRNNLYFYKTNKGAAEISYMFPIFSTGVYGYLQYFTGYGESLIDYNRHTDKFGLGFVILK; from the coding sequence ATGAGTAAAATTTTATTATTTTTAAGTCTTAGTCTTAGTTTTTTGATAGCAAGTGGGTTAGATGATTTTAAAAGGGCGCAAGAGCTGGAGCAAAGTGGCGATATAAAGGCTGCGATGCAAATTTATAAAGAGCTAGCCAAAAGCTCTTTAAACGAGCAAAACGTGATGCAAAATTTGCAAACAAGCGAGTCAGCGCCAAAAGAGGCGAAGCTAAAGCAAGCTGATCTTTTAAGAGAAGATAAAAGTGATAAAAATTTACAAAATGCACTTGGTATCGAGCTTTATAAATTTAACTACCTTTTGCCAGTAACTTATGCCAAAAATGTGCCAAACGATGAGCGAAAGAGCGTTGAAACTAAGTTTCAAATAAGCCTTGCAAAGCCGTTGTTTTATGACCTGTTTGGGCTTAGAGAGAGCCTTGTAGCAGCCTACGCGCAGACATCTTGGTGGCAGATAACAAGGACATCTGCGCCATTTCGTGAGACGAACTATCAGCCAGAAATTTTTCTAAATTTTGCTTCTCCAAAATATTTGGAGCAAATAGGCATAAAAAACCTAAAATTTGGACTTTTGCATGAGTCAAATGGACGAGATGGTAGCAATTCAAGAAGCTGGAATAGAGCTTATGTGCAAAGTGATTTTGTTTTTGGTAAGCTTAGCATTTCACCAAGAGCTTGGATGGTAGTGGGCAATAAGGGTGACAATAAAGATATATTAAAATACATCGGGCATGGCGATGTAAGGCTTAGCTACAACCTTAATGATCACATTTTTAGCCTGATGCTAAGAAATAACTTATATTTTTATAAAACAAATAAAGGTGCTGCTGAAATTTCATATATGTTTCCTATTTTCTCAACAGGAGTTTATGGCTATTTGCAGTATTTTACGGGATATGGCGAGAGTTTGATTGATTATAATAGGCATACTGATAAATTTGGTCTTGGTTTTGTTATTTTAAAATAA
- the leuC gene encoding 3-isopropylmalate dehydratase large subunit, with translation MKQTITEKIFSDHVGKEVSAGEIIESKIDMIIGNDITTPISIKQFERSGAKKLANPDGFAIVMDHYIPTKDILSANQAKISREFAYKHDLKNYFDEKDMGIEHALLPEKGLVIPGDVIIGADSHTCTHGALGAFSTGMGSTDLAYAMITGKNWFKVPESIKVVFKGKLDRHVYGKDLILEIIRQIGVDGALYKSLEFCGEVIEGLSMDDRFSMCNMAIEAGGKSGIIAVDEITKEFLKDKNLRDKPKFFYSDEGAKYDKILEIDVANLDPVIAYPFLPSNGKSVREAVKDDLSVDQAFIGSCTNGRLSDLRIAAEILKGKKVARKTRLIITPATQKIAREAEKEGLIEIFIEAGAVVSNPTCGACLGGYMGILGANERCISTTNRNFVGRMGDRTSEIYLANSAVVAASAIAGKIADPRDL, from the coding sequence ATGAAACAAACTATCACCGAGAAAATATTTTCAGATCACGTTGGTAAAGAGGTAAGCGCAGGAGAGATCATCGAGAGCAAGATCGATATGATCATAGGTAATGACATCACGACGCCTATCTCGATCAAGCAGTTTGAGAGAAGTGGCGCTAAAAAGCTAGCTAACCCAGACGGCTTTGCCATCGTGATGGACCACTACATCCCGACGAAGGACATCCTAAGCGCAAATCAAGCCAAAATTTCACGTGAATTCGCCTACAAACACGACCTTAAAAACTATTTTGACGAAAAAGATATGGGTATCGAGCATGCTCTTTTGCCTGAAAAAGGTCTAGTCATCCCAGGCGACGTCATTATCGGTGCCGATAGCCACACCTGTACACATGGTGCTCTTGGAGCGTTTAGCACCGGTATGGGTAGCACAGATCTAGCCTACGCTATGATCACTGGCAAAAACTGGTTTAAAGTACCTGAGAGCATCAAAGTCGTATTTAAAGGCAAGCTTGACAGACACGTCTATGGCAAGGACCTCATCCTTGAGATCATCCGCCAAATAGGCGTTGATGGCGCACTTTACAAGTCGCTTGAGTTTTGCGGCGAGGTGATAGAGGGCCTTAGCATGGATGATAGATTTTCTATGTGTAACATGGCGATCGAAGCCGGCGGCAAAAGCGGTATCATCGCGGTTGATGAGATTACAAAAGAGTTTTTAAAAGATAAAAATTTGCGCGATAAACCAAAATTCTTCTACTCAGACGAAGGTGCAAAATACGACAAAATTTTAGAGATAGATGTGGCCAATCTTGATCCAGTTATCGCATATCCATTTTTGCCAAGCAACGGCAAGAGCGTAAGAGAGGCTGTAAAAGATGATCTTAGCGTAGATCAAGCGTTTATTGGCTCTTGCACAAATGGTCGCCTAAGCGACCTTCGTATAGCGGCCGAGATTTTAAAAGGCAAAAAAGTAGCTCGAAAAACAAGGCTCATCATCACCCCAGCTACGCAAAAGATCGCTAGAGAGGCCGAAAAAGAGGGTTTGATAGAAATTTTTATCGAAGCAGGAGCAGTTGTGAGCAACCCAACTTGTGGTGCTTGTCTTGGCGGATATATGGGAATTTTGGGTGCAAACGAACGCTGTATCTCAACGACCAATAGAAATTTCGTAGGACGTATGGGCGATAGAACAAGTGAAATTTATCTAGCTAACTCAGCAGTTGTAGCGGCTTCGGCGATAGCAGGAAAGATAGCTGATCCAAGGGATTTATAG
- a CDS encoding molybdenum cofactor guanylyltransferase yields MQTCVILAGGKSSRMGQDKTLLPFGGFKTLTHYEVAKFSKVFGEVYVSSKFEKFSPPLKLIKDENSNNYSPMLALYSILKNFDHSIFVIPADMPFFDLKSLEELAKFKDEFDMVVASDNEHIHSLCGFFSPRLATLAHEFYLKNEHKIGLLRKSCKCKVVNFKDSEQFFNINFPDEYEMAKKIQEKKIDDE; encoded by the coding sequence ATGCAAACTTGCGTGATTTTAGCAGGTGGCAAAAGCTCGCGTATGGGGCAAGATAAGACACTTTTGCCATTTGGTGGTTTTAAGACGCTTACTCATTATGAGGTTGCGAAATTTAGCAAAGTTTTTGGCGAAGTTTATGTAAGCTCAAAATTTGAGAAATTTAGCCCGCCACTAAAGCTTATAAAAGATGAAAATAGCAATAACTATTCGCCAATGCTCGCACTTTACTCCATTCTTAAAAATTTTGATCATAGCATTTTTGTGATACCAGCTGATATGCCATTTTTTGATCTTAAAAGCTTAGAGGAGCTTGCTAAATTTAAAGATGAATTTGACATGGTTGTGGCTAGTGATAATGAGCACATTCACTCGCTTTGTGGTTTTTTTAGCCCAAGGCTTGCCACTTTGGCTCATGAGTTTTATTTAAAAAATGAGCATAAAATCGGACTTTTGAGAAAAAGCTGTAAATGCAAAGTAGTAAATTTTAAAGATAGTGAGCAGTTTTTTAACATAAATTTCCCTGACGAATACGAAATGGCAAAGAAAATCCAAGAAAAGAAGATAGATGATGAGTAA
- a CDS encoding NFACT RNA binding domain-containing protein: MKYAHLVQIASYLSNFTKINQAKRINDMAILIEFNGEKIIFDLNKSNSAIYKDDEQKEAKIYQAPFDNVLKKRFNASHIKSVECLKDNRILKFICTQSGSYKSENFVLYLEFTGRFTNAVITDENNVIIEALRHIDNSYRKIETGEILKELPAIEIKEKPCKPITDFDHFFKAEAARVNESRIASLKEAKLASVQKKIDSMSEILNLLEDKDELMKKSEEASNLGSLLLANLGNFKGYEREICLKDFDGNEIKLTLSDTPKNSANEFYVRSKKLRAKALGVEIEKRNLKEKIEFFEGLKSLLKEANSLYELEILSPKNKAKQRERHVKDVSENAEIFYVREFKILVGRNEKGNINLLDLAKKDDIWLHLKDSPSAHVIIKTNKSRVPEDVLEMAAKFCVEFSVKGAGRYEVDYTKRENLKRENGANVTYTNYKTIIINKG; the protein is encoded by the coding sequence ATGAAGTACGCACATTTAGTTCAAATAGCAAGTTATTTATCAAATTTTACAAAGATAAACCAAGCAAAACGCATCAATGATATGGCTATTTTAATCGAATTTAATGGCGAGAAGATCATCTTTGATCTAAATAAATCAAACTCTGCGATTTATAAAGATGATGAGCAAAAAGAAGCAAAAATTTATCAAGCGCCTTTTGATAATGTTCTAAAAAAGCGCTTTAACGCCTCGCATATAAAAAGCGTTGAGTGCTTAAAAGATAATAGAATTTTAAAATTTATCTGCACGCAAAGCGGCTCATACAAAAGTGAAAATTTTGTCCTTTATCTTGAATTTACGGGTCGCTTTACAAATGCTGTGATAACTGACGAAAATAACGTGATAATCGAGGCACTAAGACACATCGATAATAGCTACCGAAAAATAGAAACTGGCGAAATTTTAAAAGAACTGCCAGCTATCGAGATAAAAGAAAAGCCGTGCAAGCCTATAACGGACTTTGATCACTTTTTTAAAGCTGAAGCGGCTAGAGTAAATGAGTCCAGGATAGCTAGCTTAAAAGAGGCGAAGCTCGCAAGCGTACAAAAAAAGATAGATAGCATGAGTGAAATTTTAAACTTGCTTGAAGACAAAGATGAGCTAATGAAAAAAAGCGAGGAAGCTTCGAATTTAGGATCGCTTTTGCTCGCAAATTTGGGAAATTTTAAGGGCTATGAGAGGGAAATTTGTCTGAAAGATTTTGATGGCAACGAGATAAAACTAACTCTTAGCGATACTCCAAAAAACAGCGCAAATGAGTTTTACGTAAGATCAAAAAAGCTTCGCGCAAAAGCCCTTGGCGTAGAGATAGAAAAGAGAAATTTAAAAGAAAAAATCGAGTTTTTTGAAGGATTAAAATCGCTTTTAAAAGAGGCAAACAGCCTCTATGAGCTTGAAATTTTAAGCCCAAAAAACAAGGCAAAACAAAGAGAACGCCACGTAAAAGATGTGAGTGAAAATGCTGAAATTTTTTACGTTAGAGAGTTTAAAATACTAGTTGGTAGAAACGAAAAAGGCAATATAAATTTGCTTGACCTTGCTAAAAAAGACGATATATGGTTACATCTAAAGGATAGTCCAAGCGCCCATGTCATCATCAAGACAAACAAGAGTAGGGTGCCTGAAGATGTGCTAGAAATGGCAGCTAAATTCTGCGTGGAATTTAGTGTAAAGGGAGCTGGCAGGTACGAGGTAGACTACACTAAGCGTGAAAATTTAAAACGTGAAAACGGCGCAAATGTCACTTACACGAACTATAAAACTATCATCATAAATAAAGGCTAA
- a CDS encoding GntP family permease: MSGISLIVCFIVAIILMIVMISKLKVHPFLALMSISLVLAIVAGIDLSKIPAMIGVGFSGTFKSIGIVIIFGTIIGTVLEKTGAALKLADMVVKLVGQKRPELAMLIMGWVVGIPVFCDSGFVVLNSIREALYKKISASPVAMSVALSGGLYASHVFIPPTPGPIAAAGTLGLGGNLLLVIIMGTVVSVPVLIAVYFFSKSVGKSVTISDKDADATITASYEELLKKFGTLPSGFLSLAPIIMPIIFMAIGSIVDVLAKQGMFDKTALLPKILLFLGNPIIALAIGVIFCVFLLAESKKIKEFDHITNESLKIAGPILFITAAGGVLGNVITEAGFVNFIKENAAAIKAIGIFFPFIISAVLKTAQGSSTVAIITTASIMGAFSADNSLMHTLGFTTELSAALCVMAIASGAMCVSHANDSYFWVVTNFSKMSAEQGYRTQTAMTFIMGIVGIISVYILSLVLL; the protein is encoded by the coding sequence ATGAGCGGAATCTCACTAATTGTCTGTTTTATTGTAGCCATCATACTTATGATCGTTATGATCTCTAAGCTAAAAGTGCATCCATTTTTGGCACTTATGAGCATTTCTTTGGTTCTTGCGATCGTCGCAGGTATCGATCTATCCAAAATCCCAGCGATGATAGGTGTTGGCTTTAGTGGCACATTTAAGAGTATCGGTATCGTTATTATCTTTGGAACGATCATCGGCACTGTGCTTGAAAAAACGGGAGCTGCTTTAAAGCTAGCTGATATGGTCGTAAAGCTAGTCGGACAAAAGCGTCCAGAGCTTGCTATGCTTATAATGGGCTGGGTTGTCGGCATTCCGGTATTTTGCGATAGTGGATTTGTCGTTTTAAACTCTATTCGCGAGGCACTTTATAAGAAAATTTCAGCAAGCCCAGTCGCGATGTCAGTCGCTCTAAGTGGCGGCCTATACGCTTCTCACGTCTTCATCCCGCCAACTCCTGGTCCGATAGCAGCTGCAGGAACACTTGGTCTTGGCGGCAATTTACTCCTTGTTATCATTATGGGAACAGTCGTTTCAGTGCCTGTGTTGATAGCTGTTTATTTCTTTTCAAAGAGTGTTGGCAAAAGCGTGACTATCAGCGACAAAGATGCTGACGCTACTATCACAGCTAGTTACGAAGAGCTTTTAAAGAAATTTGGCACGCTACCTAGTGGATTTTTGAGCCTTGCTCCTATCATCATGCCTATCATTTTTATGGCGATTGGTTCTATTGTCGATGTTTTAGCAAAACAAGGCATGTTTGATAAAACGGCTCTCTTGCCAAAGATACTTTTGTTTTTAGGAAATCCTATCATTGCTCTTGCAATCGGCGTGATCTTTTGCGTATTTTTACTAGCTGAGTCTAAAAAGATAAAAGAATTTGACCATATCACGAATGAATCTTTAAAGATTGCTGGACCGATCCTATTTATCACTGCAGCTGGCGGTGTTTTGGGTAACGTTATTACCGAGGCTGGCTTTGTAAATTTCATAAAAGAAAACGCAGCCGCCATAAAAGCGATAGGAATTTTCTTCCCATTCATTATCTCGGCCGTACTAAAAACTGCCCAAGGAAGCTCGACCGTGGCTATCATCACGACAGCATCTATCATGGGTGCGTTTAGTGCTGATAACTCGCTCATGCACACACTTGGCTTTACGACCGAGCTTTCGGCTGCACTTTGCGTCATGGCGATAGCATCTGGTGCGATGTGCGTATCTCATGCAAATGACAGCTACTTCTGGGTTGTGACAAATTTTAGCAAGATGAGCGCAGAACAAGGATATCGCACGCAAACAGCTATGACGTTTATAATGGGTATCGTTGGTATAATTAGCGTTTACATATTATCTTTGGTGCTTTTATGA